From a single Fulvivirga ulvae genomic region:
- a CDS encoding glycosyltransferase family 4 protein has product MKAAILSSIAWRTPPEGYGPWEQVASNIAEGLVALGVDVTLFATANSITEGKLASICPMPYEENNNIDPKVWECLHISHLMEQASQFDIIHNHFDFLPLTYSRLIDTPMITTIHGFSSPGIMPVYKKYNNSSAYISISDTDRHSELSYLRTIYHGIDPKHFSFNEIKDDYLLFFGRIHPHKGTHIAIEIARLTGCRLVIAGLIQDEMYFDELVRPYIDNDKVQYVGNAGPSLRNQLLGKAKALLHPICFEEPFGLSVIESMMCGTPVIAFARGSMPELIIDGTTGYLVNDTSDAVAAIKKLKNISPYACREHAQTNFSLKQMTGDYLEAYKRVIEMR; this is encoded by the coding sequence TTGAAAGCAGCCATATTATCATCCATCGCCTGGCGAACACCACCTGAAGGTTACGGTCCCTGGGAGCAAGTTGCTTCCAATATTGCCGAAGGGCTGGTGGCCCTTGGTGTAGATGTAACACTTTTTGCCACGGCAAATTCTATAACTGAGGGTAAGCTGGCCTCAATTTGCCCTATGCCATACGAGGAAAATAATAATATTGACCCTAAAGTATGGGAGTGTCTGCACATCAGTCATCTTATGGAGCAGGCATCTCAGTTTGATATCATTCACAATCATTTTGATTTTCTGCCGCTTACCTATTCCCGGCTGATTGACACTCCGATGATTACCACTATTCATGGTTTTTCTTCTCCGGGTATTATGCCAGTATATAAAAAGTATAACAACTCCAGTGCCTATATCTCAATCTCTGATACTGACCGGCACTCAGAGCTTAGCTATCTGCGTACTATATATCATGGCATAGACCCCAAGCATTTTTCTTTTAATGAAATTAAAGACGACTATCTACTTTTCTTTGGAAGAATACACCCCCACAAGGGCACCCATATAGCCATAGAGATTGCACGATTGACCGGATGCCGTTTAGTAATAGCAGGGCTCATACAGGATGAAATGTATTTTGATGAGTTGGTTAGGCCTTATATTGATAATGATAAGGTTCAATACGTTGGGAATGCCGGGCCCAGTCTGAGGAATCAGTTACTTGGTAAGGCAAAGGCCCTCCTTCACCCGATATGTTTTGAAGAACCCTTCGGGTTGAGTGTAATAGAGTCCATGATGTGCGGTACACCGGTAATTGCATTTGCAAGAGGTAGCATGCCGGAGCTTATCATCGATGGCACGACCGGCTATCTCGTTAATGACACTTCGGATGCAGTGGCTGCCATAAAAAAGCTAAAAAATATTTCTCCTTACGCATGTCGTGAACATGCCCAAACAAATTTCAGTTTGAAGCAAATGACCGGGGATTATTTAGAGGCCTATAAAAGAGTGATAGAGATGCGATGA
- a CDS encoding glycosyltransferase family 4 protein produces the protein MKIAYISTYSPRECGIGTFTTNLVNAMASDKSVESLVVALNDYDQGYAYTGEVKLIINQEHQADYLEAANYINLSGADLCILEHEFGIYGGQSGIYILPLLHRLNIPVITTLHTVLKAPSYSEKAVMKEICKMSDRLVVMTHKAMRLLLNVYDVPQKNIELIEHGVPDIHFDRSQSRKELKLERRKVLLTFGFIGRNKGIETVIRALPEVIKEYPDVLYMVLGKTHPNVIRQSGEEYRNSLQLQVKNLGLNKHVVFLNEFIDEQELFKYLSACDIYITPYTHEAQITSGTLTYAMGSGCAVLSTPYWHAAELLANAPDQLFDFHDSEALSAILMRLLEKPALLKQIQATASEYGKSITWPKIADKYKALASHVLAQPGELAIKKETVIDLLLLPPFSLAHIRRLTDDTGVIQHAKFGIPNLKEGYCIDDNARALLMVLIAYKQNKDALSLELSPIYLSYIHYMQNQDGTFRNFLSFSRNFLDDVGSEDSFGRTIWALGYLIGNAPNDAYCQTGKLMFFEAASNFEKIKSIRGIANTIIGISYYLKSNPGDAKMLEVFSNLSNKLVRHYEDNHTAHWFWFESLLAYDNGILSLAMLHAAEILGEDKITQIALDSMDFLTRTTMKEGYLSVIGNKEWYEKDGTRSTFAQQPVDAMAMILMYHQAFHLTRDKEYLNKLFSSFMWFLGENDLRMTLYDFDTKGCCDGFEDYGVNRNQGAESSLAYLISHLAVLQAHEEFYNPVEITHSNGLFKNDKRKAQNSGMKL, from the coding sequence ATGAAAATTGCCTATATAAGCACCTATTCTCCACGAGAGTGTGGGATAGGTACTTTTACTACAAACCTGGTAAATGCTATGGCTTCTGACAAATCTGTAGAAAGCTTAGTAGTTGCACTTAATGACTATGATCAGGGCTATGCATATACGGGAGAAGTAAAACTCATCATTAATCAGGAGCACCAGGCCGACTATCTGGAAGCCGCCAATTACATTAACCTCAGCGGGGCGGACCTTTGTATTCTTGAACATGAGTTTGGTATTTATGGGGGGCAAAGTGGTATATATATACTTCCGTTGCTACACCGGTTAAACATTCCGGTAATCACCACATTACATACTGTTTTAAAGGCGCCTTCATACAGCGAAAAGGCAGTGATGAAGGAAATATGTAAGATGTCTGACAGGCTTGTAGTGATGACCCATAAAGCTATGAGGCTCCTTCTCAACGTTTACGATGTGCCACAAAAAAATATAGAACTTATAGAACACGGAGTTCCTGATATTCACTTTGATCGCAGTCAGTCAAGAAAAGAGCTTAAACTTGAGCGAAGGAAAGTGCTCCTTACCTTTGGTTTTATTGGGCGCAACAAAGGCATTGAGACGGTAATAAGAGCGCTGCCAGAGGTTATTAAGGAATATCCCGATGTGTTATACATGGTGCTCGGCAAAACACATCCCAATGTTATCAGACAATCCGGAGAAGAATATCGTAATTCACTCCAGCTTCAGGTCAAAAACCTTGGACTCAATAAGCATGTTGTTTTTCTCAATGAGTTTATTGATGAGCAAGAATTGTTCAAGTATTTATCCGCATGCGATATCTATATAACCCCCTATACCCATGAGGCACAAATAACAAGCGGCACACTTACTTATGCTATGGGTTCCGGGTGCGCCGTACTATCAACACCGTATTGGCATGCGGCGGAGCTATTGGCTAATGCGCCTGATCAGCTCTTTGACTTTCATGATTCCGAAGCTTTATCAGCCATTCTAATGAGGCTACTTGAAAAACCGGCACTGTTAAAACAAATCCAGGCAACCGCCTCTGAGTATGGCAAGAGCATCACATGGCCCAAAATCGCGGATAAGTATAAGGCCCTGGCCAGCCATGTTCTGGCGCAACCAGGTGAGTTGGCCATTAAAAAAGAAACGGTCATTGACCTGCTTCTGCTACCTCCGTTTTCGCTGGCACATATCAGGCGCCTTACCGATGATACCGGTGTTATTCAGCATGCAAAATTTGGTATCCCTAACCTTAAGGAGGGCTATTGTATAGATGATAATGCCAGGGCCCTGTTGATGGTATTAATTGCATATAAGCAAAATAAGGATGCATTATCGCTGGAGTTGTCCCCTATATATTTGAGCTATATCCATTATATGCAAAACCAAGATGGGACTTTTCGTAATTTCCTTAGCTTCAGCAGAAATTTTCTTGACGATGTTGGCTCGGAAGATTCTTTTGGGAGAACGATATGGGCGTTAGGGTATTTAATTGGTAATGCCCCTAATGATGCTTATTGCCAAACCGGCAAGCTGATGTTTTTTGAGGCGGCATCTAATTTTGAAAAAATAAAATCGATTCGTGGCATTGCAAATACCATTATTGGGATTAGTTATTACTTAAAAAGTAACCCGGGAGATGCTAAAATGCTGGAAGTTTTCAGCAATCTTTCCAATAAACTCGTGCGGCATTATGAAGATAACCATACAGCGCACTGGTTCTGGTTTGAGTCTTTGCTGGCTTATGATAATGGAATATTGTCCCTTGCAATGCTTCATGCAGCAGAAATTCTCGGTGAAGATAAAATAACCCAGATAGCACTCGACTCGATGGACTTCCTCACCCGGACTACCATGAAAGAGGGGTATCTTTCAGTTATTGGAAATAAGGAATGGTATGAGAAAGATGGTACCCGATCTACTTTTGCTCAACAGCCCGTTGATGCCATGGCCATGATCCTGATGTATCATCAGGCTTTCCATCTTACACGCGACAAGGAGTATCTGAATAAATTATTCTCTTCTTTCATGTGGTTTTTAGGAGAAAACGACCTTCGTATGACGCTGTATGATTTTGACACTAAAGGCTGTTGCGACGGTTTTGAAGATTATGGGGTCAACAGAAATCAGGGAGCAGAGAGCTCGCTGGCCTATCTTATATCTCATCTGGCCGTATTGCAGGCACATGAGGAGTTTTATAATCCGGTAGAGATTACTCACAGCAATGGCTTGTTTAAAAATGACAAGAGGAAGGCACAAAATTCAGGAATGAAATTATAA
- a CDS encoding cupin domain-containing protein, giving the protein MESVEQKKSQVFIVVEIIEYVPNSVVIKTIIKKTTGNVSAVSFDSGEALTEKTSPFDTFIQVIDGKAEIVIDGKTNVLETGQSIIIPAHMCNTIKANVRFKMISTIIKSGYEEIV; this is encoded by the coding sequence ATGGAAAGTGTTGAACAAAAAAAATCGCAGGTCTTCATTGTCGTGGAAATAATAGAATATGTACCTAACTCGGTGGTGATCAAAACGATCATAAAAAAAACTACAGGTAATGTGAGTGCCGTTTCATTTGACTCGGGTGAAGCACTAACAGAAAAAACATCGCCTTTTGATACGTTTATTCAGGTAATAGATGGAAAGGCAGAAATTGTAATAGATGGCAAAACGAATGTTCTGGAAACCGGGCAATCCATTATAATACCCGCTCATATGTGCAATACAATAAAAGCCAATGTGAGGTTTAAGATGATCTCAACCATAATAAAGAGTGGATATGAAGAGATTGTATGA
- a CDS encoding general stress protein CsbD: MDNTDKKPTNQNVTEFKITGNWDKQAQVLKQKFPQLTDQDLKFEPGKEKDLLKRVESKLHKNREEVINIIKKGQPEKAGL; encoded by the coding sequence ATGGATAATACCGATAAAAAACCAACCAATCAAAATGTGACGGAATTCAAAATAACTGGAAACTGGGATAAGCAAGCACAGGTTCTTAAGCAGAAATTTCCTCAGCTAACAGATCAGGATCTGAAATTTGAACCCGGCAAAGAAAAAGACCTGCTCAAAAGAGTAGAGTCCAAGCTCCATAAAAACCGTGAGGAGGTGATTAACATCATCAAAAAAGGACAACCTGAAAAGGCAGGATTATAG
- a CDS encoding sensor histidine kinase: MCKPVKFSTFKSNKDAPNYLEINDLKKHIKLVTNKNIRYQQKITRQKQELIEMAEINTRFLLIIGHDLRNPLSAVMAVLKLLRDSNPSDTKEYIDIASNSAARAIHLSNSLVAWATSQYEGDRLQMTEINLHDLLTDEVANSFVSAKQKQISLVYEGTSPGCVVADEEMIKTVLRNLISNAIKYTPLGGRVTVLASRTKRMVKISVKDTGVGVTPEMRKKLMRKDSFFSTPGTMNEKGTGLGLLICKDFVELHGGKLSGSSKAKRGSTFHFTLPLSLK; encoded by the coding sequence ATGTGTAAACCTGTGAAATTCTCCACATTTAAATCAAATAAGGACGCTCCAAATTACCTTGAAATCAATGATTTGAAGAAACACATAAAGCTGGTAACGAATAAAAACATTCGTTACCAGCAAAAGATAACACGACAAAAACAGGAATTAATTGAAATGGCCGAGATTAATACCCGGTTCCTGCTAATAATCGGTCATGATTTAAGAAATCCATTGAGCGCTGTAATGGCAGTGCTTAAGTTACTACGCGATTCCAATCCAAGTGATACTAAAGAGTATATCGATATTGCTTCAAATTCGGCAGCTCGAGCTATTCACCTTTCTAATAGTCTTGTGGCCTGGGCCACGTCTCAGTACGAAGGAGATAGGTTACAGATGACAGAAATTAATCTGCATGACCTGCTTACCGATGAGGTAGCGAATTCCTTTGTAAGTGCCAAACAGAAGCAAATATCATTGGTATATGAGGGTACTTCCCCCGGGTGTGTAGTGGCTGATGAAGAAATGATCAAAACCGTACTCAGAAACTTGATCAGTAATGCGATAAAATATACGCCTTTGGGTGGTAGAGTTACAGTATTAGCATCCAGAACCAAACGCATGGTTAAAATCTCGGTGAAAGATACAGGCGTTGGTGTAACCCCTGAGATGCGCAAAAAACTAATGAGAAAAGATTCGTTTTTTTCAACTCCCGGGACTATGAATGAAAAAGGAACGGGTTTAGGGCTGTTAATATGCAAGGATTTTGTTGAATTACATGGCGGAAAACTATCTGGAAGTAGTAAAGCAAAGCGAGGCAGTACATTTCATTTTACATTGCCACTTAGCTTGAAATAA
- a CDS encoding outer membrane beta-barrel protein: MDVPLFVTLKPAEFLTLMAGPQYSYLIKQKDEFTNAFTTVEQEQEFENDDVRKSTLGLAAGLDLNFEHAVVSGRVAWDIQKNNTNGSSTTPEYKNVWFQLALGYKL, encoded by the coding sequence TTGGATGTACCTCTGTTTGTTACTTTGAAGCCCGCGGAGTTCCTGACGCTAATGGCGGGTCCGCAATATTCTTACCTTATTAAACAAAAAGATGAATTTACCAATGCTTTTACAACTGTAGAACAGGAACAGGAATTTGAAAATGACGATGTGCGAAAAAGTACGTTAGGATTAGCTGCCGGATTAGATTTGAACTTTGAACATGCCGTAGTCAGTGGCAGAGTAGCGTGGGATATTCAGAAAAATAATACAAACGGATCATCCACCACACCGGAGTACAAGAATGTATGGTTTCAGCTAGCGTTGGGCTATAAATTGTAG
- a CDS encoding outer membrane beta-barrel protein has translation MDTRGRFQFGLKAGINYSNVYDTKGEKFVADPKFGIAMGVFLAIPVGETIGIQPEVQFSQKGFKATGMILGASTL, from the coding sequence ATGGATACCCGGGGTAGATTTCAATTTGGGTTGAAGGCAGGGATCAATTACTCTAATGTTTATGATACCAAAGGGGAGAAGTTTGTAGCAGATCCTAAATTCGGTATTGCTATGGGGGTTTTCTTAGCTATTCCTGTTGGAGAGACAATAGGAATACAACCGGAGGTGCAATTTTCTCAAAAAGGGTTTAAAGCGACAGGGATGATACTGGGAGCAAGCACCTTATGA
- a CDS encoding helix-turn-helix domain-containing protein, producing MKLYIKYMVSLRCKMMVKQELEKLGLHYVSLDLGVVEVLENISDEQREKLKINLKKSGLELLDDKKSILIEKTKSIIVEMIHYSDELPKINYSDFIAEKLNYDYTYLSNIFSEVKGITIQQYIIANKIEKVKELLLYDELTLTEISYRLHYSSVAHLSNQFKKVTGLSPSYFKKLGKKRKSNLENL from the coding sequence ATGAAACTATATATTAAATATATGGTGAGCCTCAGATGCAAAATGATGGTTAAGCAGGAGCTGGAAAAACTGGGCTTACACTATGTGTCTTTAGATCTGGGTGTGGTAGAGGTGTTGGAAAACATCTCTGATGAACAGCGTGAAAAACTGAAAATAAACCTGAAGAAATCCGGACTGGAACTACTAGATGATAAAAAAAGCATTCTGATCGAGAAAACAAAGAGCATTATCGTTGAAATGATCCACTACTCGGATGAATTGCCAAAGATTAATTATTCAGATTTTATTGCTGAGAAACTCAACTATGACTATACCTACTTGTCCAACATATTTTCAGAGGTAAAAGGCATTACCATTCAGCAATACATCATAGCTAATAAAATAGAAAAGGTAAAAGAACTACTATTATACGATGAATTAACACTCACAGAAATCTCCTATCGGCTCCACTACAGCAGTGTAGCACACCTGTCCAACCAGTTTAAAAAGGTGACCGGTCTGTCACCGTCTTATTTCAAAAAGCTTGGCAAAAAGCGAAAAAGTAATCTTGAAAACCTGTAA
- a CDS encoding SMI1/KNR4 family protein: MKQYLIEIKKLLQHKENVTTHEGLVSEIVMNNPANSDETLTCQKSLKIEIPEDYKHFLNEFNGGIIFKVEDFAGYRFLGTNEMLSENRFQRENFGEDWADDVLLFGVCLGDNEYLGFRVEKKSYKILHCIMELYPDEWQIIDTNFDHFLAKLIRERGQKYWLENHD; this comes from the coding sequence ATGAAACAGTATTTAATTGAAATTAAGAAGTTGTTACAACACAAGGAAAATGTAACCACTCATGAGGGATTAGTTTCTGAGATAGTCATGAATAATCCGGCTAATAGCGACGAAACTCTTACATGTCAAAAGTCTCTGAAAATAGAAATTCCAGAAGATTATAAACATTTTCTTAACGAATTTAATGGAGGTATAATTTTTAAAGTGGAAGATTTCGCTGGCTACAGGTTTTTAGGAACCAACGAGATGTTAAGCGAAAATCGTTTTCAAAGGGAAAATTTTGGGGAAGATTGGGCCGATGATGTTCTTCTATTTGGCGTGTGTTTGGGCGACAATGAATATTTAGGTTTTAGAGTGGAAAAGAAATCCTATAAAATACTGCACTGTATCATGGAATTGTATCCAGATGAATGGCAAATAATCGATACTAATTTTGATCATTTTTTAGCTAAACTAATCAGGGAAAGAGGACAAAAGTATTGGTTAGAAAATCACGATTGA